In Thermococcus gorgonarius, the genomic window GGGGCGACGTCTATGACCTCGCCCTCCACAACTTCATGCATCTCCGGCTTCCAGACGAGAACGTTGAACACAGCCTCGTGGTAAGTGGCACCATCACCGGGGACTATGACTCCATCGCTGATTTCCTCGACGTCCATAACGGCCAAAACTACTCCCTCGTCTCTATCGTAGATACCCTCGTAGGTCTTTCTCAGGACTTCCTTAGCTGCCTCCTTTGGATCCATTGTGAACATTCTCGGCGGAATCCTGACGACGTCCTTAACCTTCAGGAGCTTGTACATGTCGTTACCTCCCAAATAAAGGATGAAAAGAGGTCACTCCTTCTTACCGAACTTCTCCTTGTAGAGCTCTATGGCGCGGAGTATTTCTTTCTTGGCCTCCTCGGCGTTGCCCCAGCCCTCAACGGTGGTGACCTTGCCCTGGAGCTCCTTGTACCTCTGGAAGAAGTGGG contains:
- a CDS encoding DNA-directed RNA polymerase is translated as MYKLLKVKDVVRIPPRMFTMDPKEAAKEVLRKTYEGIYDRDEGVVLAVMDVEEISDGVIVPGDGATYHEAVFNVLVWKPEMHEVVEGEVIDVAPYGAFIRIGPMDGLVHISQLMDDYVVFDEKNKQFVGKETKRILKLGDEVRARIIAISVKSRVIRENKIGLTMRQPGLGKRDWIEKEKKKAKEE